AACCTTGCGCCAGAAACATTAACTTGGATCATTTTGATTGCTGCTGCGATTCCAACAGCGTATACAGGTGCTTCAGGGATCTTCGTTGTGGCAGCGGGTGCGATTATCTATCGTGAAGTATGGAACTCTGGTGCACGCCGTCAGTATGCACTTGCAGTCTCAGCGATGTCTGGTTCACTGGGTGTTGTATTACGTCCATGTCTATTGGTGATCTTGATTTCGATGTTAGATAGCCGTCATGTTACTTCTGATGAGTTATTTAATCATGGTATTTATGTCTTCTGGTTAACTGCGTTTATTTTCCTTGGTGTGTCTTTATACCTTGCAGAAGATAAATTCCGTATTAATTCACCAAAAATTGCAGTCCCTGGCATGTTGAAAGCTTTGGTTCCTGTGATTCCATATGTGGTAATTACCGCATGGGTTGTGGGTTTCTATAGCTATGGCTTAGATACACAAATGGATGAATTTACAGCCCCTGTGATTCTTCCAATCATGCTATTGGCTTATATTTTATTTGATAAATATTGGGGGGACCGCGTTCCTGTGCCTGAGTACAATACTGCTTTAGCACAAGAACATGCGAAAAACTCTGAATATTTACGCACACATGGTAGTGCGGCTGAACATAAACGTAGCTTTGGTCAATCGATCTGGTTCGCCTCATCTGAAAGTGTTGGACATATCGGTGCTTTGATCATTCTAATGGCACTTTCAGCGAGTATGGGTGGTCTGATCGAGCGTAGTGAAATCGTGACAATGGTACCGACGCATTTAGGTAGCATCATGCTTTCATTGGCATTCCTTGCGATCTTGCTTGCGATTATTGGTATGACGACAGATCCATTTGGTGCGGTGATTTTGGTGGCTGCAACAATTGCACCTGTAGCGTATGAGAATGGCATCCATCCGATTCATTTCTGGATGATTGTATTGGTTGCTTTCGAGTTTGGTTATGTGACACCACCTGTTGCACTCAACCACTTGCTGACGAGGCTCTCTGTTGGGGATGAGGAGGTCGCCGCCGCAGATGCGGAAGCGAAAGAGAAGTATACAAGCTTCTATTATCGTTATGAACGTTGGTTATTGCCGATGATCGTCTTGTTCTCTGCTCTTGTGATTGTGACGTTTGTTCCATACTTACTCAATATGTTTGATTGGTATACCAATAAGTAACAACTTCATTTCATTAAAGCACCTTCGGGTGCTTTTTTGTTTTCAGTCGATTCTATTTAAATCAAGCTTTAAAGTTGCCTCATGGGATCACATCACTTGCATGTCCGTTTGTATAAAAACAGTTTTTATTAATGAATGTCTATGATTGATCTTAAGATAATGCAAAGGACCAGTGCTGTAAAATCAGGTGGTTTATAGCTGTAATTGGAATGATGCGGCTAATACGTATAGTTGTATTTGTTTTTGATGGAAAGTGTAGTGCTAAGATAAAGTGCAGAAGTGGTGAGCAATTAAAAAACACCATCCAAATGGAGTTGAATAGTGTTTTTTAATTGGAGTATTAAGACTATTTTTGTTCAGCAGCAAGTTGTTGTTCAAGTAGTTTTAATTGCTCTTCTTTGAGTTTAATCAATTGATCTGCATCAGCATGTTGTGATTCTAAAGACTGTTGTTGATCTTTTAATTGTGTTTGAATGTCATCAAGTTTTGCAATTTCTTCTTTAGCAAGACTTTCATTTTCAGAAACAGGCTCTTGTAAAATAGAGGAATCGACCAAGGTTTGTGTCGTTGTTTCTGATGTAGCTGTTTGTTCTACAGGCTGTGCCAATGGTGGCGCTACTGCCTTAGCGGG
The DNA window shown above is from Acinetobacter piscicola and carries:
- a CDS encoding TRAP transporter large permease subunit produces the protein MNDSAENKSGLGLIGRIWTEGISTFLVLLLLLLTLLIGTGEMIHGQMLRIGERLYGDEKIGMQYSFLRAEPTKPSCERNPNIDALVQERMKAEASDPDASFFGVTSEADVRQSFLAAKTECEEKFAFYDKSMKHMEQHPSIRSYRTMETGFFWLFKFGTENRVLILLFMVMISSITASLKMHHISLRPPTTKLDFRVYSIAMILGNGLLTYSVWSQYQSVMSSGVESTYETIWGYWLWLILFVSVTLISLYQFFAIPKTAKEGGNIGLALISIPLYAIMAIVTGIAFTFFMDYPMGQGIYLGQLVEFSGIFLNLALFIWAGMLLTQTRIMDVFLAILRPWNLAPETLTWIILIAAAIPTAYTGASGIFVVAAGAIIYREVWNSGARRQYALAVSAMSGSLGVVLRPCLLVILISMLDSRHVTSDELFNHGIYVFWLTAFIFLGVSLYLAEDKFRINSPKIAVPGMLKALVPVIPYVVITAWVVGFYSYGLDTQMDEFTAPVILPIMLLAYILFDKYWGDRVPVPEYNTALAQEHAKNSEYLRTHGSAAEHKRSFGQSIWFASSESVGHIGALIILMALSASMGGLIERSEIVTMVPTHLGSIMLSLAFLAILLAIIGMTTDPFGAVILVAATIAPVAYENGIHPIHFWMIVLVAFEFGYVTPPVALNHLLTRLSVGDEEVAAADAEAKEKYTSFYYRYERWLLPMIVLFSALVIVTFVPYLLNMFDWYTNK